From Cellulosimicrobium sp. ES-005, one genomic window encodes:
- a CDS encoding redox-sensing transcriptional repressor Rex, with translation MAEQVVGEVTAPGIPSATVARLPSYLRALRDLVARGVATTSSVELAELSGVGPAQLRKDLSFLGSFGTRGVGYDVDSLAQYITEALGLVDEHRIAIVGIGNLGHALANYSGYEQRGFHVAALLDASPEVVGTRAAGLVVEHVDALEEVVAREKVSIVVLATPAAHAQSVADRVVAAGVREILNFAPRALQVPADVDVRGVDVGSELQILAFHSQARALAEAQDR, from the coding sequence GTGGCTGAGCAGGTAGTCGGTGAGGTGACGGCGCCGGGTATCCCGAGCGCGACGGTGGCGCGGCTCCCGTCCTACCTGCGGGCGCTGCGCGACCTGGTGGCGCGGGGCGTCGCGACGACGTCGTCGGTCGAGCTCGCCGAGCTCTCCGGCGTCGGTCCGGCGCAGCTCCGCAAGGACCTGTCGTTCCTGGGCTCGTTCGGCACGCGCGGCGTGGGCTACGACGTGGACTCGCTCGCGCAGTACATCACCGAGGCGCTGGGGCTCGTGGACGAGCACCGCATCGCGATCGTCGGGATCGGCAACCTGGGGCACGCGCTCGCGAACTACTCGGGGTACGAGCAGCGGGGCTTCCACGTCGCGGCGCTCCTCGACGCGTCGCCGGAGGTCGTGGGCACGCGGGCGGCGGGCCTCGTCGTCGAGCACGTCGACGCGCTGGAGGAGGTCGTGGCGCGGGAGAAGGTGTCGATCGTGGTCCTCGCGACGCCGGCAGCGCACGCGCAGTCCGTCGCGGACCGGGTCGTGGCGGCGGGCGTGCGGGAGATCCTCAACTTCGCGCCGCGCGCGCTGCAGGTGCCCGCGGACGTCGACGTGCGCGGCGTGGACGTCGGCAGCGAGCTGCAGATCCTCGCGTTCCACTCCCAGGCGCGCGCGCTCGCCGAGGCGCAGGACCGCTGA
- a CDS encoding cytochrome c biogenesis protein CcdA: MLLAVPVAILAGLVSFASPCVLPLVPGYVGYVSGMAAANAGSGRGASGGTTTATRVAAPSRGRVLAGVGLFVAGFTLVFVALMVAAGAIGVHLVRWEDVITRVLGVVVILMGLAFMGAVPFLQRERRLHLSPQAGLWGAPLLGIVFGLGWTPCLGPTLVAVQSLSLNEASAGRGAVLGVAYCLGLGVPFLLIALGLQSSQRMLGFLRRHRLAIMRIGGGLLVLIGLALVTGLWTTWTTTMQGWIDGYVTVV; this comes from the coding sequence ATGCTGCTGGCGGTCCCGGTGGCGATCCTGGCGGGGCTCGTCTCCTTCGCCTCGCCGTGCGTGCTGCCGCTCGTGCCCGGCTACGTCGGGTACGTCTCGGGCATGGCCGCGGCGAACGCCGGGAGCGGGCGTGGCGCGTCCGGAGGGACGACGACGGCCACGCGGGTCGCGGCGCCGAGCCGCGGCCGCGTCCTCGCGGGCGTCGGGCTCTTCGTCGCCGGCTTCACGCTCGTGTTCGTCGCGCTGATGGTCGCCGCCGGCGCGATCGGCGTGCACCTGGTCCGGTGGGAGGACGTCATCACGCGCGTCCTGGGCGTGGTCGTCATCCTCATGGGGCTCGCCTTCATGGGGGCGGTCCCGTTCCTCCAGCGCGAGCGGCGCCTGCACCTGAGCCCTCAGGCGGGGCTGTGGGGAGCGCCGCTGCTCGGCATCGTGTTCGGGCTCGGCTGGACGCCGTGCCTCGGTCCGACGCTCGTCGCCGTGCAGTCGCTGTCGCTGAACGAGGCCTCGGCGGGCCGTGGCGCGGTCCTCGGGGTCGCCTACTGCCTCGGTCTCGGCGTGCCGTTCCTGCTCATCGCGCTCGGGCTCCAGAGCTCGCAGCGCATGCTCGGCTTCCTGCGCCGGCACCGCCTCGCGATCATGCGGATCGGCGGCGGGCTGCTCGTGCTCATCGGCCTCGCGCTGGTCACGGGCCTGTGGACGAC
- a CDS encoding TrkA family potassium uptake protein, with translation MVERGRAERSRRDEAKAPRKDAGVLVIGLGRFGTAIAATLDRLGQDVLAVERDPELVAQWSGQLPLVEADASNPVALEQLGARDFPVAVVGVGTSLEASVLITGNLVDMGTPQIWAKAISAEHGRILQRIGAHHVVFPEADAGSRVAHLVSGKLLDYIEVEDGFTIVKMRPPKEVQGFTLAQSKVRERYGVTVIGVKSPGEDFLYATPETRISANDLLIVSGHADLLERFAARP, from the coding sequence ATCGTCGAGCGCGGGCGCGCCGAGCGCTCCCGCCGCGACGAGGCGAAGGCGCCGCGCAAGGACGCCGGCGTGCTCGTCATCGGTCTCGGACGCTTCGGGACGGCCATCGCCGCCACGCTCGACCGCCTCGGCCAGGACGTGCTCGCCGTCGAGCGCGACCCCGAGCTCGTCGCCCAGTGGAGCGGGCAGCTCCCCCTCGTCGAGGCCGACGCGTCCAACCCCGTCGCCCTCGAGCAGCTCGGCGCGCGCGACTTCCCCGTCGCGGTCGTCGGCGTGGGCACGTCGCTCGAGGCGAGCGTGCTCATCACGGGCAACCTCGTCGACATGGGCACGCCCCAGATCTGGGCCAAGGCGATCTCCGCCGAGCACGGGCGCATCCTCCAGCGCATCGGCGCGCACCACGTCGTGTTCCCCGAGGCCGACGCCGGGTCCCGCGTCGCGCACCTGGTCTCCGGCAAGCTGCTCGACTACATCGAGGTCGAGGACGGGTTCACGATCGTCAAGATGCGCCCGCCCAAGGAGGTCCAGGGCTTCACGCTCGCGCAGTCCAAGGTCCGCGAGCGCTACGGCGTCACGGTCATCGGCGTGAAGTCTCCCGGCGAGGACTTCCTCTACGCGACCCCCGAGACCCGCATCAGCGCCAACGACCTCCTCATCGTCTCCGGCCACGCCGACCTCCTGGAGCGCTTCGCCGCCCGCCCCTGA
- a CDS encoding histidine phosphatase family protein — MVSTIVHLLRHGEVHNPDGVLYGRIPGYHLSERGHEMARRVAAHLAGEPGPDGASRPRADLAVVVASPLQRAQETATPAAEAFGLELGTDDRLIEAANHFEGMTFGVGDGSLRHPQHWRFLWNPFRPSWGEPYTEQVARMRAAVADARDKAAGHEALLVSHQLPVWLTRLSFENRRLWHDPRKRQCSLASLTSLHFEDDRLVGLHYSEPVADLLPGAATVAGA, encoded by the coding sequence ATGGTCTCCACGATCGTCCACCTCCTGCGCCACGGCGAGGTCCACAACCCCGACGGCGTCCTCTACGGCCGCATCCCCGGCTACCACCTCTCCGAGCGAGGCCACGAGATGGCCCGCCGCGTCGCCGCGCACCTCGCGGGCGAGCCCGGGCCCGACGGCGCGTCCCGCCCCCGCGCGGACCTCGCCGTCGTCGTCGCGTCGCCGCTCCAGCGCGCCCAGGAGACGGCCACGCCCGCCGCCGAGGCGTTCGGGCTCGAGCTCGGCACCGACGACCGGCTCATCGAGGCCGCGAACCACTTCGAGGGCATGACCTTCGGCGTCGGGGACGGGTCGCTGCGCCACCCGCAGCACTGGCGCTTCCTGTGGAACCCGTTCCGGCCGTCCTGGGGCGAGCCGTACACCGAGCAGGTCGCGCGCATGCGCGCCGCGGTCGCCGACGCCCGGGACAAGGCCGCGGGTCACGAGGCGCTCCTCGTGAGCCACCAGCTCCCCGTGTGGCTCACGCGCCTGAGCTTCGAGAACCGCCGCCTGTGGCACGACCCGCGCAAGCGGCAGTGCTCGCTCGCGTCGCTCACGTCGCTGCACTTCGAGGACGACCGCCTCGTCGGCCTGCACTACTCCGAGCCGGTCGCCGACCTCCTCCCGGGCGCCGCGACCGTCGCGGGGGCGTGA
- a CDS encoding TlpA disulfide reductase family protein translates to MTASSRARAARALPPVRRVLTAGVVLAATLGLAACAQDSGATTDVVGQGYVSGDGSVRTWDAGERGDVVALTGTDYEGEPVDTSAWLGDVVVLNTWYAACAPCRAEAPDLVALANDRADDGVQVLGINTTDEAGAAQAFQRRFEVPYPSIDDRSGEVVAALSGTVPLQAVPSTVVLDREGRVAARVIGLAEGSTLNALVDDVLAEDEAAG, encoded by the coding sequence GTGACCGCCAGCTCGCGCGCGCGTGCCGCGCGCGCCCTCCCGCCCGTCCGCCGCGTGCTGACCGCGGGCGTCGTGCTCGCCGCGACGCTCGGCCTCGCGGCGTGCGCCCAGGACTCCGGCGCGACGACGGACGTCGTGGGTCAGGGCTACGTCTCCGGCGACGGCTCGGTCCGCACCTGGGACGCGGGCGAGCGGGGCGACGTCGTCGCGCTCACCGGCACCGACTACGAGGGCGAGCCGGTCGACACGAGCGCCTGGCTGGGCGACGTCGTCGTGCTCAACACCTGGTACGCCGCGTGCGCGCCGTGCCGCGCCGAGGCGCCCGACCTCGTGGCCCTCGCGAACGACCGCGCCGACGACGGCGTGCAGGTGCTCGGCATCAACACGACGGACGAGGCCGGGGCCGCGCAGGCGTTCCAGCGCCGGTTCGAGGTGCCGTACCCGTCCATCGACGACCGCAGCGGGGAGGTCGTCGCGGCGCTCTCCGGCACGGTGCCGCTCCAGGCGGTCCCGTCGACGGTCGTGCTCGACCGCGAGGGCCGCGTCGCGGCACGCGTCATCGGGCTCGCCGAGGGCTCGACCCTGAACGCGCTCGTCGACGACGTGCTCGCCGAGGACGAGGCGGCCGGCTGA
- a CDS encoding HAD-IB family hydrolase → MATSSGPGPVPTPGSTASEAALDAGRTPPAPAHRTAAFFDVDNTIIRGASSFHLARALYQREFFSTLDIVRFAVHQARYLLFGENKQQIDRIRSRALALIAGRSVAEVTAIGEEVYDTVLSLRIYPGTRRLLDEHLAAGHQVWLVSATPVEIGELIARRLGTTGALGTVAEHEDGFYTGRLVGDMMHGRAKAAGVRALAEREDIDLDASYAYGDSLNDVTMMEAVGHPCPINPDARLRRHAQDVGWPIREFRGRRRRVARSSVRTASWAGAAWAAALVLRSVRRAVDRRISRL, encoded by the coding sequence ATGGCGACGTCTTCCGGTCCGGGCCCCGTCCCGACCCCCGGGTCGACCGCCTCCGAGGCCGCGCTCGACGCCGGCCGCACGCCCCCCGCACCCGCGCACCGCACCGCCGCCTTCTTCGACGTGGACAACACGATCATCCGTGGCGCGTCGTCGTTCCACCTCGCCCGCGCGCTGTACCAGCGGGAGTTCTTCTCGACGCTCGACATCGTGCGCTTCGCCGTGCACCAGGCGCGCTACCTCCTGTTCGGCGAGAACAAGCAGCAGATCGACCGCATCCGGTCCCGCGCGCTCGCCCTCATCGCGGGTCGCTCCGTCGCCGAGGTCACCGCGATCGGCGAGGAGGTCTACGACACCGTCCTCTCGCTGCGCATCTACCCCGGCACGCGCCGCCTGCTCGACGAGCACCTCGCCGCCGGCCACCAGGTGTGGCTCGTCTCCGCGACCCCCGTCGAGATCGGCGAGCTCATCGCGCGCCGCCTCGGCACGACCGGCGCCCTCGGCACCGTCGCCGAGCACGAGGACGGCTTCTACACCGGCCGCCTCGTGGGCGACATGATGCACGGCCGCGCCAAGGCCGCCGGGGTGCGGGCGCTCGCCGAGCGCGAGGACATCGACCTCGACGCGTCCTACGCCTACGGCGACTCGCTCAACGACGTGACGATGATGGAGGCCGTGGGGCACCCGTGCCCCATCAACCCCGACGCCCGCCTGCGCCGCCACGCGCAGGACGTCGGCTGGCCCATCCGCGAGTTCCGCGGCCGACGCCGTCGCGTCGCCCGCAGCAGCGTCCGCACCGCGAGCTGGGCCGGCGCCGCCTGGGCCGCCGCCCTCGTCCTGCGCTCCGTCCGCCGCGCCGTCGACCGCCGCATCTCGCGCCTCTGA
- a CDS encoding acetoin utilization protein AcuC: MPTTDPPSSPASARGSAAAPGSCVVWSPELLGYDFGPGHPMSPARLDLTMGLVRALGLLDGDGAPQGAPRVVGPEPASDDVLGLVHEPAYVAAVRAASEHGTPDPARGLGTEDDPVFPGMHEAAARIVAGSYEAAGEIAAGRAGHAVNVAGGMHHAKAGAASGFCVYNDAAVAIRRLLDDGVARVAYVDLDAHHGDGVEEAFWDDPRVLTVSVHQSGTTLFPGTGHPTDVGGAGAEGTAVNVGLPRRTDGARWLRAVDAVVPPVLRAFRPEVLVTQHGCDAHGEDPLSDLDVSVDAQRTALAQVHDLAHELTGGRWLALGGGGYAIARVVPLVWTAVVGEVVHRPVTAGEPLPEEWRARVAEVAGFDAPLAFGPPVDVRRWSSGYDPDDDVDRAVAATRRAVFPLLGLDPHFD; this comes from the coding sequence ATGCCCACGACCGACCCCCCGTCGTCGCCCGCCTCCGCCCGGGGGAGCGCCGCGGCGCCCGGATCCTGCGTCGTGTGGAGCCCCGAGCTCCTCGGGTACGACTTCGGTCCCGGGCACCCCATGTCCCCGGCCCGGCTCGACCTGACGATGGGCCTGGTGCGCGCGCTGGGCCTGCTCGACGGCGACGGTGCGCCTCAGGGTGCGCCCCGCGTCGTCGGGCCGGAGCCCGCGAGCGACGACGTCCTCGGCCTCGTGCACGAGCCGGCGTACGTCGCGGCCGTGCGCGCGGCGTCGGAGCACGGGACCCCCGACCCGGCCCGCGGTCTCGGTACCGAGGACGACCCGGTCTTCCCGGGGATGCACGAGGCCGCGGCCCGGATCGTGGCGGGCTCCTACGAGGCGGCGGGGGAGATCGCCGCGGGGCGCGCCGGGCACGCGGTGAACGTCGCGGGGGGCATGCACCACGCGAAGGCGGGCGCGGCGTCGGGCTTCTGCGTCTACAACGACGCGGCCGTCGCGATCCGGCGCCTCCTGGACGACGGCGTCGCGCGCGTCGCGTACGTCGACCTCGACGCCCACCACGGCGACGGCGTGGAGGAGGCGTTCTGGGACGACCCGCGCGTCCTCACCGTGTCCGTCCACCAGAGCGGCACGACGCTCTTCCCGGGTACCGGGCACCCGACCGACGTCGGTGGCGCGGGCGCCGAGGGCACGGCGGTCAACGTCGGGCTGCCCCGCCGCACGGACGGCGCGCGCTGGCTGCGGGCGGTCGACGCCGTCGTGCCGCCGGTGCTGCGGGCGTTCCGGCCCGAGGTCCTCGTCACCCAGCACGGGTGCGACGCGCACGGCGAGGACCCGCTCTCCGACCTCGACGTCTCCGTCGACGCCCAGCGCACGGCGCTCGCCCAGGTGCACGACCTCGCGCACGAGCTCACCGGCGGACGCTGGCTCGCGCTCGGCGGCGGCGGGTACGCGATCGCGCGCGTCGTGCCGCTCGTGTGGACGGCGGTCGTGGGGGAGGTCGTGCACCGGCCGGTGACGGCGGGCGAGCCGCTGCCCGAGGAGTGGCGCGCCCGCGTCGCCGAGGTCGCCGGGTTCGACGCCCCGCTCGCCTTCGGCCCGCCCGTCGACGTGCGCCGCTGGAGCAGCGGCTACGACCCCGACGACGACGTCGACCGCGCCGTCGCGGCCACGCGCCGCGCCGTCTTCCCGCTGCTCGGCCTCGACCCGCACTTCGACTGA
- a CDS encoding AURKAIP1/COX24 domain-containing protein: MGSVIKKRRKRMAKKKHRKLLRKTRHQRRNKK; this comes from the coding sequence ATGGGCTCCGTCATCAAGAAGCGCCGCAAGCGCATGGCCAAGAAGAAGCACCGCAAGCTGCTTCGCAAGACGCGTCACCAGCGTCGCAACAAGAAGTGA
- a CDS encoding YceI family protein, translating to MATPLPAGLNAGTYALDSSHSQAAFTVRHAGISKVRGTLAITAGTITVGDDLESTSVTAELDAASVSTGDANRDNHLRSADFWDAENKPTWTFASTSISGDGDDFVVAGDLTINGVTKPVELETEFAGTATDPFGNARAGFEATTEISRKEFGLTWNAALETGGVLVGDKIKIALDVSAIKQA from the coding sequence ATGGCCACGCCGCTGCCCGCCGGGCTCAACGCCGGTACCTACGCCCTCGACTCGTCCCACTCGCAGGCGGCCTTCACGGTCCGCCACGCCGGCATCTCCAAGGTGCGCGGCACGCTCGCCATCACGGCCGGCACCATCACCGTGGGCGACGACCTCGAGTCGACCTCCGTGACCGCCGAGCTCGACGCCGCGTCCGTGAGCACGGGCGACGCGAACCGCGACAACCACCTGCGCAGCGCGGACTTCTGGGACGCCGAGAACAAGCCGACGTGGACCTTCGCGTCGACCAGCATCTCCGGCGACGGCGACGACTTCGTCGTGGCGGGCGACCTGACCATCAACGGCGTGACCAAGCCGGTCGAGCTCGAGACCGAGTTCGCGGGCACCGCGACCGACCCGTTCGGCAACGCGCGCGCCGGGTTCGAGGCGACCACGGAGATCTCCCGCAAGGAGTTCGGCCTCACCTGGAACGCCGCGCTCGAGACCGGCGGCGTGCTCGTGGGCGACAAGATCAAGATCGCCCTCGACGTCTCGGCCATCAAGCAGGCCTGA
- a CDS encoding winged helix-turn-helix domain-containing protein — MSAEPTPQEPAATTRATPPAVPGRRPPTALEAKALAHPLRQRIVRQCGTREMTNKELADHLGVAPGTALHHVRLLVRAGLLEPADVRTGAGGALERPYRATGATWWLDDPLRGTAPDVRFGPFAAALDDALAAGPDAVSTAATFGLHLSDDDVAELDRRILAVLDEYVATDDQRLDRPLHRGVFLLHRPQP, encoded by the coding sequence ATGAGCGCCGAGCCCACGCCGCAGGAGCCAGCAGCGACGACGCGTGCGACGCCGCCCGCTGTGCCCGGACGGCGTCCGCCCACGGCGCTCGAGGCCAAGGCCCTCGCCCACCCCCTGCGCCAGCGCATCGTCCGGCAGTGCGGCACGCGCGAGATGACCAACAAGGAGCTCGCCGACCACCTCGGGGTCGCCCCCGGCACGGCCCTCCACCACGTCCGGCTCCTCGTCCGCGCCGGACTGCTCGAGCCCGCCGACGTGCGCACCGGCGCCGGGGGAGCGCTCGAACGCCCCTACCGCGCGACCGGCGCGACCTGGTGGCTCGACGACCCCCTGCGCGGCACGGCGCCCGACGTCCGGTTCGGACCGTTCGCCGCCGCGCTCGACGACGCCCTCGCCGCGGGTCCCGACGCTGTCTCGACGGCCGCGACCTTCGGCCTCCACCTCTCCGACGACGACGTCGCCGAGCTCGACCGGCGCATCCTCGCCGTCCTCGACGAGTACGTCGCGACCGACGACCAGCGCCTCGACCGCCCCCTGCACCGCGGGGTGTTCCTCCTGCACCGCCCGCAGCCCTGA
- a CDS encoding MarR family transcriptional regulator, with translation MTSNDVDHQLTTTARGTTAAASAEPRWLDAEQQRLWRAYLDGTVRFIESLGRDHEERSDVSLNEYELLVRLSESPDHTLRMSALADGLARSRSRVTHTVARMEARGLVRRSASTGDRRGVNCEMTTEGYRVLVASAPAHVAAVRRFMVDVLTPEQFRALGEAMAAVAEACKADRDS, from the coding sequence ATGACCAGCAACGACGTCGACCACCAGCTGACGACGACCGCCCGCGGGACCACCGCGGCCGCGAGCGCGGAGCCGCGCTGGCTCGACGCCGAGCAGCAGCGCCTGTGGCGCGCCTACCTCGACGGGACCGTGCGCTTCATCGAGTCGCTGGGGCGCGACCACGAGGAGCGGTCGGACGTGTCGCTCAACGAGTACGAGCTGCTGGTGCGGCTCTCGGAGAGCCCGGACCACACGCTGCGGATGTCCGCCCTCGCCGACGGGCTCGCCCGGTCTCGCAGCCGCGTGACCCACACCGTGGCGCGCATGGAGGCGCGCGGCCTGGTCCGGCGCTCGGCGAGCACGGGCGACCGCCGCGGGGTCAACTGCGAGATGACGACCGAGGGCTACCGCGTCCTCGTGGCGTCGGCTCCGGCCCACGTGGCCGCCGTGCGCCGGTTCATGGTCGACGTGCTCACGCCGGAGCAGTTCCGGGCGCTCGGCGAGGCGATGGCGGCCGTCGCCGAGGCGTGCAAGGCCGACCGCGACTCCTGA
- a CDS encoding potassium transporter TrkG, giving the protein MPTSMTGRLFKGREIVDRLARQSPARLAVTVFAAVIAVFTALLMAPWATASGRAAPFVDALFTATSAVCVTGLVVVPTGTYWSTYGQVVILLGIKIGGLGVMTLASILGMAVSRRIGLTQKLLTASETKTTRLGEVGSLVRVVVITSTSLELLIALLLLPRFIVLEETFGEAAWHGIFYGISAFNNAGFIPTEQGLAPYVGDWMLCLPIILGVFIGSLGFPVILNVMRNRKRVSKWSLHTKLTLTTSAALVVVGTVLFAAVEWTNQRTLGPLAFGEKLLASLFAGVMPRSGGFSTVDTGGMHEASWLITDALMFVGGGSASTAGGIKVTTLAVMLIAIVSEARGDRDMEAFGRRIPRDTLRLAVAVSFVGATAVLLASLLLLEITGETLDVILFETISAFATVGLSTGITPSLPDAGKYVLVGLMFVGRTGTMTFAAALALRDRRRIVRYPEERPIIG; this is encoded by the coding sequence ATGCCGACGAGCATGACCGGGCGCCTGTTCAAGGGGCGGGAGATCGTCGACCGCCTCGCCCGGCAGTCGCCCGCACGCCTCGCCGTCACCGTGTTCGCCGCCGTCATCGCGGTCTTCACCGCGCTCCTCATGGCCCCCTGGGCGACCGCGAGCGGTCGCGCTGCCCCGTTCGTCGACGCCCTGTTCACCGCGACGTCCGCGGTGTGCGTCACGGGTCTGGTCGTCGTCCCGACGGGCACGTACTGGTCGACGTACGGGCAGGTCGTCATCCTGCTCGGCATCAAGATCGGCGGCCTCGGCGTCATGACGCTCGCGTCGATCCTCGGCATGGCCGTGTCGCGGCGCATCGGCCTCACGCAGAAGCTCCTCACCGCGTCCGAGACGAAGACGACGCGGCTCGGCGAGGTCGGCTCGCTCGTGCGGGTCGTCGTCATCACCTCGACGTCGCTCGAGCTCCTCATCGCGCTGCTCCTGCTGCCCCGGTTCATCGTGCTCGAGGAGACGTTCGGCGAGGCCGCGTGGCACGGCATCTTCTACGGCATCTCGGCCTTCAACAACGCCGGGTTCATCCCGACCGAGCAGGGCCTCGCGCCGTACGTCGGCGACTGGATGCTGTGCCTGCCGATCATCCTCGGCGTGTTCATCGGCTCCCTCGGCTTCCCCGTGATCCTCAACGTCATGCGCAACCGCAAGCGCGTGTCGAAGTGGAGCCTGCACACCAAGCTCACGCTCACGACGAGCGCGGCCCTCGTCGTGGTCGGCACGGTCCTGTTCGCGGCCGTCGAGTGGACGAACCAACGCACGCTCGGCCCGCTCGCGTTCGGGGAGAAGCTCCTCGCCTCGCTGTTCGCGGGCGTCATGCCCCGCTCGGGCGGCTTCTCCACCGTCGACACCGGCGGAATGCACGAGGCGAGCTGGCTCATCACCGACGCCCTCATGTTCGTGGGCGGCGGCTCCGCGTCGACCGCGGGCGGCATCAAGGTCACGACGCTCGCCGTCATGCTCATCGCGATCGTGTCCGAGGCGCGCGGCGACCGGGACATGGAGGCCTTCGGGCGCCGCATCCCCCGCGACACCCTGCGGCTCGCCGTCGCCGTGTCCTTCGTCGGTGCGACCGCGGTCCTGCTGGCGAGCCTGCTCCTGCTGGAGATCACGGGCGAGACGCTCGACGTCATCCTCTTCGAGACGATCTCCGCGTTCGCGACGGTCGGCCTCAGCACCGGCATCACGCCCAGCCTCCCGGATGCGGGCAAGTACGTGCTCGTCGGGCTCATGTTCGTCGGGCGCACCGGCACCATGACGTTCGCCGCCGCGCTCGCGCTGCGCGACCGTCGCCGCATCGTGCGCTACCCCGAGGAGCGCCCCATCATCGGGTGA
- a CDS encoding glutaredoxin family protein, with protein MSTSDAPAPPVLLYGRAGCHLCDDARAVVAAVCAEAGVAWAEVDVDAPDADPALREQYGEYVPVVTVGGVQQGFWRVDARRLARAVGRISTARADLG; from the coding sequence GTGAGCACCTCCGACGCGCCGGCCCCTCCCGTCCTCCTCTACGGCCGAGCGGGGTGCCACCTGTGCGACGACGCGCGCGCCGTCGTCGCGGCGGTGTGCGCCGAGGCGGGGGTCGCGTGGGCGGAGGTGGACGTGGACGCGCCGGACGCGGACCCGGCGCTGCGCGAGCAGTACGGCGAGTACGTCCCGGTCGTGACGGTCGGCGGCGTGCAGCAGGGGTTCTGGCGCGTGGACGCCCGCCGGCTCGCCCGCGCGGTGGGTCGGATTTCGACGGCGCGCGCGGACCTGGGATGA
- a CDS encoding MFS transporter, which yields MALAPRRRRTVGTPLGGPFRRLWTASTVSNLADGVLKVALPLVAVRYTDSPALVAGLTFALTLPWLLFALPAGALADRLDRRHAMIGANVGRALLVVALAAVALVPDAGSIAVLYVVAFGVGVTETLYDTAAQSILPQVVPRTALPRANGRLYAAELTANQFVGPPLGGLLVAAGAAVAFGLPGALWAIAVGLLVGLPGSYRPERTTRTTLRADIAEGLRFLWHDRILRTLALMVGGINFASNAAFAIFVLYAVGPDSPLGLSEPAYGVLLTTTAVGAFAGSFVAERVVALVGRARSLALTVLSTVALVGVPAVTTDAWVIGAVYAVGGAGIAVWNVVTVSLRQRITPDALLGRLNSCYRLVAWGTMPLGAAVGGALGELFGLRSVFVVMAAVSAATLLGMLVVDDRTMDAAERAADERDDRGRHEGEQVADAAPED from the coding sequence ATGGCCCTCGCACCCCGCCGACGACGGACGGTCGGCACGCCCCTGGGCGGGCCGTTCCGGCGCCTCTGGACCGCGTCGACGGTCTCCAACCTCGCCGACGGCGTGCTCAAGGTCGCGCTGCCGCTCGTCGCGGTCCGCTACACCGACTCGCCCGCACTGGTCGCCGGGCTGACGTTCGCGCTCACGCTGCCCTGGCTCCTCTTCGCGCTCCCCGCCGGCGCGCTCGCCGACCGGCTCGACCGGCGCCACGCGATGATCGGCGCCAACGTGGGGCGCGCGCTGCTCGTCGTCGCGCTCGCCGCCGTCGCGCTCGTGCCCGACGCCGGCAGCATCGCCGTGCTCTACGTCGTCGCGTTCGGCGTGGGCGTCACGGAGACGCTCTACGACACCGCCGCGCAGTCGATCCTGCCGCAGGTCGTCCCGCGCACCGCGCTCCCCCGGGCGAACGGGCGCCTGTACGCGGCGGAGCTCACCGCGAACCAGTTCGTCGGGCCGCCGCTGGGCGGGCTGCTCGTCGCGGCGGGCGCGGCGGTGGCGTTCGGCCTCCCGGGCGCGCTGTGGGCGATCGCCGTCGGGCTGCTCGTCGGGCTGCCCGGCTCCTACCGCCCCGAGCGCACGACCCGCACGACGCTGCGGGCCGACATCGCCGAGGGCCTGCGCTTCCTGTGGCACGACCGGATCCTGCGCACGCTCGCCCTGATGGTCGGTGGCATCAACTTCGCGAGCAACGCCGCGTTCGCGATCTTCGTGCTCTACGCCGTCGGCCCCGACTCGCCCCTGGGGCTGTCCGAGCCCGCGTACGGCGTGCTGCTCACGACGACCGCCGTCGGCGCGTTCGCCGGGTCCTTCGTCGCGGAGCGCGTCGTCGCGCTCGTCGGCCGGGCGCGCTCCCTGGCGCTGACCGTGCTCAGCACCGTCGCGCTCGTGGGCGTCCCCGCGGTGACGACCGACGCGTGGGTCATCGGCGCCGTCTACGCCGTCGGCGGGGCGGGGATCGCCGTGTGGAACGTCGTCACCGTCTCGCTCCGGCAGCGGATCACGCCCGACGCGCTCCTCGGTCGCCTCAACTCGTGCTACCGGCTCGTGGCATGGGGGACGATGCCGCTGGGGGCGGCGGTCGGCGGCGCGCTCGGCGAGCTCTTCGGGCTGCGGAGCGTGTTCGTGGTCATGGCGGCGGTGTCGGCCGCGACGCTGCTCGGCATGCTCGTCGTCGACGACCGCACGATGGACGCCGCGGAGCGCGCCGCCGACGAGCGCGACGACCGCGGGCGCCACGAGGGCGAGCAGGTCGCGGACGCGGCCCCCGAGGACTGA